One genomic segment of Coffea arabica cultivar ET-39 chromosome 6e, Coffea Arabica ET-39 HiFi, whole genome shotgun sequence includes these proteins:
- the LOC140009814 gene encoding uncharacterized protein: MGPDDTLLFGKVTLREAQHIESILQLYKSASGQEINLDKSAIVFSSNTNSEVRHSITNYLGIKEVVTHDKYLGLPTIIGRSKSAVFSSIKDRIWQKIDGWNEQHLSRARKEVMIKAVVQAIPTYSMSCFKYPDALLSDI; encoded by the exons ATGGGTCCAG ATGATACCTTGTTGTTTGGCAAAGTGACACTCCGTGAAGCTCAGCATATCGAGTCTATTTTGCAACTCTATAAATCTGCTTCGGGACAGGAAATAAACTTGGACAAATCTGCTATAGTTTTTAGCAGCAATACTAATTCCGAGGTGCGGCATAGCATTACTAATTATCTTGGCATTAAAGAGGTTGTGACACACGACAAATATCTGGGACTCCCAACAATTATTGGGCGCTCAAAAAGTGCAGTTTTCTCATCAATAAAAGATAGAATATGGCAAAAGATCGATGGTTGGAATGAACAGCATTTGTCAAGGGCAAGGAAGGAAGTAATGATCAAGGCTGTGGTCCAGGCTATCCCTACATATTCTATGTCTTGTTTCAAATACCCTGATGCATTGCTCAGTGACATCTAG